The following coding sequences are from one Paenibacillus sp. FSL R5-0912 window:
- a CDS encoding ABC transporter ATP-binding protein yields MSLVATKIPEIQLESVEMRYQTEAADVLALHQVSLDIAKGEFVSLLGPSGCGKTTLLRLMADLITPTAGNIMVAGKTAKEARLAQKYGIVFQSPVLYDWRKVKHNITLPLELMGVKKSVREDKALELLDLVGLQGFADKYPWQLSGGMQQRVAIARALSMEPEILLMDEPFSALDEFTRERLNEELLSVWSKVQSTIVFVTHSIPESIFLSDRVFVLSPHPGRLSAIVDIPLPRPRTAEMRNSPEFFELIARIRDSFEGV; encoded by the coding sequence ATGTCATTAGTAGCGACGAAAATTCCTGAAATACAGCTGGAGAGCGTCGAGATGCGGTATCAGACGGAAGCGGCTGACGTGCTTGCGCTGCATCAGGTAAGTCTTGATATTGCCAAAGGAGAGTTCGTGTCCCTGCTGGGGCCTTCCGGATGCGGTAAAACCACACTGCTGAGACTGATGGCAGATCTTATAACACCAACAGCCGGAAATATCATGGTGGCCGGGAAGACGGCGAAGGAAGCACGGCTGGCACAAAAGTATGGGATTGTCTTTCAGAGTCCGGTGCTGTATGACTGGCGGAAGGTCAAACATAATATTACGCTGCCGCTGGAGCTGATGGGCGTTAAGAAATCGGTCCGCGAGGATAAAGCGCTGGAACTGCTGGATCTCGTGGGATTGCAGGGGTTCGCTGATAAATATCCCTGGCAGCTGAGCGGAGGGATGCAGCAGCGCGTAGCCATCGCCAGAGCACTCTCGATGGAGCCGGAAATTCTGCTCATGGATGAACCCTTCTCTGCGCTGGACGAATTTACCCGCGAACGCCTGAATGAAGAGCTTCTCTCCGTCTGGAGCAAGGTCCAGAGCACGATTGTATTCGTCACTCATAGCATCCCTGAATCCATCTTCCTGTCAGACAGAGTATTCGTGCTATCCCCGCATCCGGGAAGACTGTCTGCGATTGTTGATATTCCGCTGCCGCGCCCGCGGACGGCGGAGATGAGAAACAGTCCTGAGTTTTTTGAACTGATCGCCCGCATCCGCGACAGCTTCGAAGGGGTGTAG
- a CDS encoding histidine kinase N-terminal 7TM domain-containing diguanylate cyclase: protein MESMISNYIVIVSISGVLSALLALFAYYRKTDFSGLKAFIVSSAASAIYTFGFALELSGSTMQEIALWVKLEYLGMPYIAPSSLLMIMHFVGLERLISKKLLTVLYSVPVISTMLVWTNESHHLFYQSMHFREGAPTPLIDIVMGPWYIVQGSLTFGCMLAGMCLILWRWNRMKRAYLRQMVIIFIGQFLPALGAFLYLIDATPYGMDPVPVIMSVTSTLYIWAILSRGMLTAAPIARENLFESMRDGVLVMDLSDKLVDYNRAAAGMLQDLDASAIGRPLAQLFLPAGKEAVDYVMNSNPGDSEEQELVWNMGEDVRYYQIRSSPVQKHDGHLAGRMIMLIDVTERTLLQEKLLQLATIDSLTGIYNRTHFMELSRGLLEEAAERSAPFSIILLDIDFFKSINDRYGHQYGDMALQHVVGICSRHVREKDIFGRYGGEEFVLCLPDTPLKQAAVISEQIRGDIERSAFYTLSGSINVTASFGVVEAFRSNISLEELLSEADHALYTSKRNGRNAVHLSSGSAITHFKPV, encoded by the coding sequence ATGGAATCCATGATTTCCAACTATATAGTCATCGTCTCAATCTCAGGTGTGCTGAGCGCATTGCTGGCGCTGTTTGCCTATTATAGGAAGACAGATTTCTCCGGTCTAAAAGCTTTCATTGTAAGCTCAGCTGCTTCGGCGATATATACCTTCGGGTTCGCGCTGGAACTCTCCGGCAGCACCATGCAGGAAATTGCGTTGTGGGTTAAGCTGGAGTACCTCGGTATGCCTTATATCGCCCCCTCCAGTTTGCTGATGATTATGCACTTCGTAGGTCTGGAGCGGCTGATTTCCAAAAAACTGCTGACCGTCCTGTATTCGGTGCCCGTGATCTCTACTATGCTCGTATGGACCAACGAGTCCCATCACCTGTTCTATCAATCCATGCATTTCCGGGAAGGTGCCCCTACGCCGCTAATCGATATCGTTATGGGGCCCTGGTATATCGTGCAAGGCAGTCTGACCTTCGGCTGCATGCTGGCCGGCATGTGCCTTATTCTCTGGCGCTGGAACCGGATGAAGCGGGCTTACCTGCGGCAGATGGTGATCATCTTCATCGGGCAGTTTCTGCCTGCGCTGGGCGCATTCCTCTACCTGATAGATGCGACCCCGTATGGAATGGACCCCGTGCCCGTAATCATGAGTGTAACGTCCACCCTGTATATATGGGCTATTCTCTCCCGGGGTATGCTTACCGCCGCGCCCATTGCCCGCGAGAATCTGTTCGAGAGCATGCGGGACGGCGTGCTGGTCATGGACCTCTCGGACAAGCTTGTCGATTACAACCGGGCCGCAGCCGGGATGCTGCAGGATCTCGATGCCTCCGCAATCGGCAGGCCGCTGGCACAGCTGTTCCTTCCCGCCGGCAAGGAAGCTGTCGATTATGTGATGAATTCCAATCCCGGGGACAGCGAGGAGCAGGAGCTTGTCTGGAATATGGGGGAGGATGTCCGTTATTACCAGATTCGCTCCTCCCCGGTGCAGAAGCATGACGGGCATCTGGCCGGACGGATGATTATGCTGATCGATGTCACTGAACGGACACTGCTCCAGGAGAAGCTCCTGCAGCTGGCCACCATCGACAGTCTTACCGGTATTTATAATAGGACGCATTTCATGGAACTGAGCCGGGGCTTGCTGGAGGAAGCGGCCGAACGCTCCGCCCCCTTTTCGATCATTCTGCTGGATATCGATTTCTTCAAAAGCATCAATGACCGTTACGGACACCAATATGGCGATATGGCATTGCAGCATGTAGTGGGTATATGCAGCCGGCATGTGCGGGAAAAGGATATCTTCGGACGTTATGGAGGCGAGGAATTCGTCTTATGTCTGCCGGATACTCCCTTGAAGCAGGCGGCGGTCATCTCAGAGCAAATCCGCGGGGATATCGAGCGCAGCGCTTTCTACACGCTGTCCGGGTCCATCAATGTAACGGCAAGCTTCGGTGTAGTGGAAGCCTTCCGCAGTAATATATCGCTGGAGGAGCTGCTCTCCGAAGCCGATCATGCGCTCTACACCTCCAAGCGTAACGGCCGCAATGCCGTTCACTTGTCCAGTGGTTCTGCGATCACGCATTTCAAACCCGTATAA
- a CDS encoding MBL fold metallo-hydrolase: protein MEHKFQELSPHILIMHAEHDTDRPILAAVSGSRRTLLMDAGNSPAHAELFREELARGGWRQPDLLALTHWHWDHTFGMTAWNVPVIAHEETARVLNRLAGLSGSDEELERLVQEGTISEGSAEHIRLEYGSPRVITVCPPDLIFSGSITVDLGGVTCKLNHVGGDHSADSCVLHVIEDKVLFLGDALGPSVYGGPRRYSSTGFLKLLGLISGYKAHVLVESHGVPMTDQEFRADIASWERLARIVDVFGDNRERVLLELKAYLQLEELPSGLLRSVEYFLEGAR from the coding sequence ATGGAACATAAGTTTCAGGAGCTAAGTCCGCATATTCTTATCATGCATGCGGAGCATGACACGGACCGCCCGATCCTGGCGGCCGTCTCCGGCTCACGCCGGACACTGCTGATGGATGCGGGGAATTCCCCCGCCCATGCGGAGCTGTTCCGGGAAGAGCTGGCAAGAGGGGGCTGGCGTCAGCCGGATCTGCTGGCCTTGACGCACTGGCATTGGGACCACACCTTCGGAATGACAGCCTGGAACGTCCCTGTGATTGCGCATGAAGAAACGGCGCGGGTACTTAACCGGCTCGCAGGGCTGAGCGGAAGTGATGAAGAGCTGGAGCGCCTGGTGCAGGAGGGGACCATCAGTGAGGGGAGTGCAGAGCATATCCGCCTGGAATATGGCTCTCCGCGGGTAATTACCGTGTGTCCGCCTGATCTTATATTTAGCGGAAGCATTACTGTAGATCTGGGCGGAGTCACTTGTAAGCTAAACCATGTGGGCGGTGATCATTCAGCTGATTCCTGCGTCCTGCATGTTATAGAAGATAAAGTTCTCTTCCTGGGAGATGCTCTGGGACCCTCCGTATACGGCGGGCCGCGCCGCTACAGCAGTACGGGGTTCCTTAAGCTGCTGGGGCTTATCTCCGGCTATAAGGCGCACGTGCTTGTGGAGTCACATGGAGTGCCGATGACGGACCAGGAATTCCGCGCAGACATAGCCTCTTGGGAACGCCTTGCCCGGATTGTGGATGTCTTCGGGGATAACCGTGAACGGGTGCTGCTGGAGCTTAAGGCGTATCTTCAGCTGGAGGAGCTGCCATCGGGTTTATTGCGGAGCGTGGAATATTTCCTGGAGGGCGCAAGGTGA
- a CDS encoding DUF72 domain-containing protein, which produces MIKIGLTGFGDHEELYGKIKPADRLPAYSAYFSIVEIDSSFYAVQPVKNYVKWVNQTPEQFKFIVKAYQGMTGHLRDKKNYYYTPEEMYRAFHTSIAPVRSAGKLAMTLFQFPPWFDCTKDNVEFLREAKERMLDVPSAIEFRNDSWYSPELRSRTLQFLEQEGWIHTIADEPQAGSGSIPIVPVATTPDITYVRLHGRNTGGWNQSSHPDWRKLRYLYRYSTEELVEWKNRLLTLTQSSRDIYVVFNNNSAGDATPNAQELQSLLGIDGGLAPRQLDLFT; this is translated from the coding sequence ATGATTAAGATCGGGCTTACCGGCTTCGGAGACCACGAGGAGCTGTACGGCAAAATCAAACCTGCCGACCGGCTTCCTGCATATAGCGCTTATTTCTCCATTGTGGAGATCGACAGTTCTTTCTATGCTGTGCAGCCGGTCAAGAATTATGTGAAGTGGGTTAACCAGACGCCGGAGCAGTTCAAGTTCATTGTGAAGGCTTACCAGGGGATGACCGGACATCTCCGTGATAAAAAAAATTATTACTATACGCCGGAGGAGATGTACCGCGCCTTCCATACCTCCATTGCCCCTGTGCGTTCGGCAGGCAAGCTGGCCATGACGCTGTTCCAGTTCCCTCCCTGGTTCGACTGCACCAAGGACAATGTGGAATTTCTGCGTGAGGCTAAGGAAAGAATGCTGGATGTGCCCTCCGCCATCGAATTCCGCAACGATTCCTGGTACAGTCCTGAGCTGCGCAGCAGAACTTTGCAGTTCCTGGAGCAGGAGGGCTGGATTCATACCATAGCCGATGAGCCGCAGGCTGGTTCAGGCTCGATCCCGATTGTACCGGTCGCTACTACGCCAGACATCACCTATGTACGGCTGCACGGCCGCAATACCGGTGGCTGGAATCAGAGCAGTCATCCCGATTGGCGGAAGCTGCGATATCTGTACCGTTACAGCACCGAGGAACTGGTGGAATGGAAGAACCGTCTGCTTACACTTACGCAGAGCAGCCGTGATATCTACGTAGTCTTTAATAATAATTCCGCCGGTGATGCTACACCCAATGCGCAGGAGCTGCAGTCCCTGCTTGG